The genomic DNA CATCGAGGGCCCCGGCTTTATGCCCAATACGATTGGTTCTGTGAAGATGCTTAATATCGAAGCCTTGTGATTTGTATTGAGCGACCAGATTTGCGGCTTTCTGGATGGTTTCGTCAGTAGAATCGTCCAATACTTGGATTTCCAACTTATCCTTAGGATATTTTAAAGCAACGGTGGAATCAATCAGTCGATCTACGACGTAAAACTCGTTAAAAATAGGAAGCTGAACCGTAACTTTCGGAAGATTTGGATCGGTAATCGAAAAAGTCCTGCTTGGATCCGTATCGCAATTCGAATTATATTTTTTATAGAGATACACCATGATGTAGGTGTGAATTCCAAAAAAGAACAAACCTAAGATATCTAAGGCGTAAATTGTGAGGAAGAGAACTGTTACCGCGGTCAGCATTTGTGCCAGGTTTTTCGGAAATAGCCGAAAAGTCAACGGGTTTTGCGGCGCAACATAGAAAGGGGAAAAATCAAGAGGACGGAGGACCCGTCCCCTCGGTTAGAAAGTGAAAATTCGCAGTGGAAGTTCCTCAACCAGGGAGGTTGTGGTCCATCCGGTTAAAGTATCGGATTTCAATAAGACGACCTTAGGGCCAGTCGCAGATTTTCTTCCAAAAATGCGAAAAACTTAGCATCACATTCGGGGGAAAAATCCGATTTCTCTGTTTTCTAACAAAACAAAATCGCAAACATTTACCTGGATTCCCCCACCTTGTGGGAGCTCCTCCAACGGAGATCGATCGAAAACTGATTGTAAAAACCGGCGAATTCGGATATGGGGGAAAATCGGAAAGATCGCGGTACCACCGATCCGGCCCCCACCCAATAAGGTGTACGTCCTGGAACATAGGTAACACTTTAGACCGGAGACATGGGTTACACTTTCAAAGTCCTAGATATTTTCTTTGTGTTCTCATTCAAATAACCTATTTTCACAAAGCTGAAGTAAATGGCCCATATGCCGTCGTCGACAGGTTCAAGACCGATATTCTCTCCACCTAAACTCTTCGTAATAAAGAATCTTTGATTTTTCCAATAAAAATTACCGTCATCGACTTTACGAATTTCAAAATGGTCTGGATAAAATATCTCGGATAGACGATTCGGATAGGATCTTAGGGAAGGTTTATAGATCTTCGCAGGCGGCTTCTGACCTAACGCCTCATGGGGACGATCATGGTTATATTCCGCTCTAAAACGATCGAATGCCTTTTGCTGCTGTCTCATATTAGAACGAATCGGATAAACCGCTTCTGCCTTCAAAGTCCTATGCATTCTTTCATGCCTTCCGTTCTCTTGTGGTTTCCCCGGATGAATCCTTTCCGGAAAAATACCTAATTTGATCCACCACATTGATAATAGGGAAATTCCCGACCCGGCAGCAAACGGAATTCCATTATCCGTTCTAATCGCATTCGGAAGGCCGTATTCTCGAAAACACTTCTCAAATTCCTTCTTTGTTTCGTAAGTCCTTGTGCCTGATAGCCCTTTGCAACTTAGAAGAAACCGACTGTAACCGTCGGATATTGTTAAGGGATAACAACGAATTCCGTCTCGCATTTTAAAATCACCTTTGAAATCAGCACACCAAACCGCATTCGGATGATCATAACCTCGAAAAGGTTCCGAAAAACGAACCATTCCCCCTCTCTTCTTACGGGGCTTTACTAAACCTCTTTTCTTAAGAATACTGCCGATCGTGCTCGCTGCAGGCCAAATAATTTCCGGATGACTTCCCTCAAGTATTACAAGCAATTTGCGAGGTCCCCAAGTAGGGTGTTGCTTACGAACTGCAAGAATCAACCGCTCTTCCGCAAAACCTACTCGGTTCGGGTTTGTGTGCGGAACCCTACTTCTCTCCAAAAGACCTTCAGGGCCTTCCTTCCGATACCGTTCAAGCCACTTGTATCCCGTCTTTCTACTTATTCCAAATGTTTCACAAAGAGAACTTATGGAAACCGTTCCGTCGCATACTGCGGCAATGAATTTTACTTTCTCGTCCATAGGGGACACCTCTTTCCACGGCAAAGGATTTTCCTCCATTTGCCTAAATTTCAGTGTTACCTATGTCACAGGTCTATTCTGTTACCTATGTCTCCGGGTTGTACCGGGTGGGGAATCCGTCCTTCAAAAACAAAGCCGAACTACCATTTATCAATCTGCGCTTAAATTACTTGTCCCTTAGATAGATTACCCTATTTTAGCCTCGATGCGCTCCGCCGTTTTAGGACTCCTTGCTGCCCTTGCCTCCTTACTTCTCGCTATCCTGTTAGAAGAGGCTCATTTTCTTTCGTTCTTAAAAATTTCCGCGCTTGTGTTGATCCTAGGGGGAACAGCCGGAGCGACATTTGCCAGCTATACAACGGAAGAATTTGCAAATCTGATTTTACATTTAAAAGATGCGGTTTTTCCTCGAAAAGATTATTCGCTTACCGATTTGTTTTTAGATTTTGCGGAGAGGGCTAGAAAAAATGGTCTGCTCTCTCTGGAAGATCGACTTGCTGCCATTCCTGATGCATTTTTGAGAAAAGGAATTCAACTGATTGTCGACGGAACTGATCCTCGAGCCGTCGAAGAAATTTTATTCGAAGCCGCCGAAGGACTCGAAGAAAAAGAAACCCGCTCGGCAAAAATTTTGGAAACCGCCGGCGGTTTTTCTCCTACGATTGGAATTATCGGAACCGTTCTCGGCCTCGTAAGCGTTCTCGAAAATTTAGGCGCAGGAACACGAGCCTTGGGAGAGGGAATTGCAACGGCCTTTATCGCGACATTCTACGGAATTACATTCGCTAACTTGATATATTTTCCCTTAGCAAATCGGATTAAAACCTGGGCGCGTTCTCGCAATAACCGGAGACAAGCGATGATTCGTGGAATCATCTCTCTGCAAACCGGAGACAATCGACGTATTTTAGTAGAGAGGATGGCGCCTTTCCTAGATTAGGAATTAGATTCACTACTTGAAATTTTTACGTTATCTTGCGCTCACTCATTCGAGACAAAATTTCGCGGATCTCATTTTCGGCTCCGGATGGAGTCAAAACGAGCAGAACATCTCCATCTTCCATTTTCGTTTTTCCGGTAGGAACTATGTGACTGTCACCTCTATAAATCAGAGTGATCAAAGAGTTCTCGGGAAAATCCAATTCATAAACGAATTTACCCACGGACGCGGAACCGTAAGGAACGATATATTCCAGTAAGTGAGTATCGCTTTGTTCCTTATTCTCGAATTCAAAAGGGTAAGAGGCGCGTTGTTCTAGAGTGGCTTGCAAGCCGAGAAGACGAACGACATACGGAATCGTGGAACCTTGCAGCAACAAAGAGGTTAATACGGTAAAAAAGACCAAATGAAAAATCATTTCCGATTCGGGAAGCTGCTTGGCGTACGGAAACGTCGCAAGAATAATCGGAGCTGCCCCTCTTAATCCTACCCAAGAAATTAATATCTTTTCCCGCCAATCCACCCCGAATCCGGTCAAAGAAATGAAAACTGAAATAGGACGGGCGATTAGCATTAGAAAAATAGAAAATGCAATACCGATTCCCGCGACCGGCGGAATTCTAGAGGGAAAAACCAAAAGACCCAAGGTAAGGAACATTACGATCTGCATTAGCCATCCGATCCCGTCCATAAACCGCACGTTACTTCGTTTATGAACGAATGATCTATTCCCTATAATGATTCCCGCTATGTATACTGCAAGGAACGGGTTCCCGCCGATTAACTCAGTTGCCGCATATACGAACAAAACGGACGCCGATAATAGGACCGGATATAAACCCTCGTAGTCCAGTTTAATTCGATTCATCCCGCGATAAATCCAGTATCCTAAAAGCAACCCGAGCAGGATTCCTAAGGTAAATTGCTTAAAAATTTCCCAGACAAGTAATTCGAAACTCGGAGCCGCGCTCCCAACAAAACCTAAGATCGTAGTCGTCAAAAGAACCGCAAGAGGATCGTTACTACCCGATTCTAATTCCAAAAGGGATGTTAACCCTTTTCGCATCCCGGTATTGCTCGTACGCAGCACGTTAAATACGGCGGCAGCATCCGTAGAAGAAACGACTGCTCCTAAAAGAAAACCGACGAGAGGTGGAAACCCCAGCACATAGACTGAAAATAAACCCACGATCACGCAGGTTAATAGTACGCCTACACTGCCGAGTGAAATCCCCATCCATAAGACCGGCCTAACCTTGGTCCAATCGGTTTCTAATCCGCCGGAGAATAGAATAAAAGCCAAGGCAATTGAACCTACTTTTCGAGCTAATTCCGCATCCGAAAATGGAATACCTAACAAACCGTCGGAACCGGCTAACATACCGATCGACAAAAAAATGAGTAGGGCCGGGACTCCGAATTTAGAGGAGACTCGAAGTAAGCCGATACTGATAATGATCAGGCTCGATAATGCAAGTATTGTGAATTCAAACTCCATTCGGTTACGAACGATACTTTCTCGGACCTTTTATTTTTTACGAATCGTTTTTTCTTTTCGGAGAGGAAGAAAAATGGGAAAGAAATCGCTTTTCGGACTTCGCAAGAGTTCCTGTCCTGATCTTTTTGGAAAAAACCTTGGTCTATACGACGTCCGAATTAAGCTCGAAAAAAAGATCTTCTAATTCTCGAGCATCAGTAACTTCTACAAGTCGATCCTCGCCATATTCGTCGGCTTCTATTCTGACCGCGAGATAGCCGAAACTTTCTTCCCCTTTGAGAAAGCCTACATCTAAATTTATTAATTCTCGATCTTCCTCGGTCGAGGGAATCAGCAAAAAATATTGAGCTTCATCAATCTCAACCACCTCTCCGATCAAAAACGAATATGGATTTCCGTCTTCGTCGATAAGATTTAAAATCTCCTCCCCGAATTCCTCGTGGTCTCTTTCCTCCGAACTTGTTTCATACGACTCAAGCATTTTTTTCCCTCCCTTTTCTAATCGACCGAAATGTCGATTTGCCGGAAAAGTTTCCGGCCCGTGGACGACCTCGGAAAAGGTAGACAAGATGTAAAAAAGAAAGATATTAGGTGCGGAACAACGTGTTGCCGGAAGCCCGCAAAAATGGACAAAAAGAGAAGTTATTTCCTTTCGATCTTAGTCGGGTGTCTACTGGGGTTTGTATATTGCTCCAATAGAGATAATCTAGGAATCCAAATCAAAAACGGCGTCTTAGAGGCTCAGCTATGGAACCCGGAGCAAAATACGCTATCCTTAGAAGGCGAGTGGGAGTTCTATCCTAAAGCATTCTTAGTTTCCGAACACGCCAAGGTTGAATCTTCCCCTATTATCACTTATATACCGAATACTTGGAATCGGTTGCAAAGAGACGGAAAGGTTCTATTTCCGGATGGGAAAGGATACGGTACGTATCGGTTACGATTAAACCTTCCGGAATCCAGACCGGCACTCGTAATACGGATTCCGGATCAAGGAACCGCCTACGTGCTGTATGCTGACGGCAAACCCATCGCATCAATGGGAAAGATAGGAAAAAATTACGAAGCCTCCATTCCGTTTCTTAATTCCACAATCGTTAATTTGCCGGAAAATACCCAAGAGTTAGCTTTTGAAATTTCGAATTACAGACATATTTACGGAGGCCTTTGGTATTCTCCACGGATCGGAAAACAAGAAAAAATATTAAATGAAAAATATACCGACCTCGCGCTGGAAATTGCGACATCATCCTCGGTTTTAGTATTGGTTATCTATCAGATCGCCGCATATCTTTTAACTCGGAGAGAAAGGGCTCCGCTTCATTTCGCAATATTCTCGATGGCCGGCACGCTACGTTTTTTTCTAACCGGCGATAGGATATTTAATTCGATATTCCCGGAAATTCCTTGGGAAATTACCCATCGACTCGAATATATATCGACGTACGCATTGTCCTCGGCATTTTTTTCTTACGCCGCCTCGCTCTTCCCTTTGGATTTCCCGAGATGGAGTGAAAAAGCCTCTCTAGCATCCTTCTCTTTCTTTGCAATCGTCACCATTTTCTTCCCGGTCGAGTATTATGGAAGATTGTTAATTCCGTTTCAAAGTATCGTGATCATAGGTTCATGCTTAATTTTTTACGGATGCATCAAAGCCTTGATCAACAAAAGAGAAGGCGCTCGGTTATTTCTTTTCGGAATTCTCACAATTCTCCTAGCCTCGACAAACGACATTCTTGCTTCCCACTACTTACTGCATACTCACTATATTTTAACCCCGGCCATCTTTATTTTCATTTTCCTCAATAGCCTCACTCTCGGAGTCTCTTTTTCGAAAGCATTGGAAAGATCCCAAATCGTAAGCTCCAAACTAAAATTGGCCAACAAGGATCTGAACGATCTGAAAATCCAACTCGAAAGAAAAGTCGAAACGAGAACGAAAGAATTAATGGAGGCGAAAAACAGGGCGGAAGGAGAGGCGAAATATCGATATGATTTTTTAGCAACGATGAGTCACGAAGTTCGGACTCCGTTAAACGGTTTAATGGGAACAGCCAATCTTCTCTCCGATACCCCTCTAAACGGGGAACAAAAAGAATATTTAGATATCATCCAATTATCCAGTGAAAATCTTTTGCAACTCGTAAACCAACTTCTTGATCTTTCCAAGATAGAAAGTAATCGGTTCGAATTGGAAGTCATACCGTTTGATCCGTTTGCGATTCTGCAAAAAGCGGCGAAATTCGTTAAAGCCCGCGCCGAGGAAAAAAGGATTTTTCTTGATATCCATTATCCTGAACATCATCCGGGCATCTATATCGGAGACGAAGGTAGAATTCAACAAGTACTCTTAAACCTATTAAGCAACGCTATTAAGTTTACCGGTTCGGGCGGGAAAGTAGTGTTAGGCGTAAAAACTGCCGGGGAAGATTCGCAATCCCGAATATTAGAATTTTGGGTGGAAGATACCGGCGTCGGGATCGCTTCGGACAAGGCCACGGACCTCTTTGAGCCTTTCGTTCAGGCGGATTCGTCCATTTTTCGAAATTACGGTGGGAGCGGACTGGGCCTTACCATCTCCAAAAAATTAGTGGAATTGATGGGTGGAAGCATTCGAGTCGTAAGCCAAATAGGTAAGGGTTCGAAATTCACTTTTTTACTCCCTTTTCCGCAAGAGGAGGGAGAAGGTTCCGAAATCCCGGATGAGAAAACGGCTTATATTTCGTTCAAACCTAAAAAAATCCTGATCGTAGAAGACCGCGAGCCTTCCAGAACCATCGCAAAAAAAACATTAGAAAATATGAATATGAAAGTGAGCGTCGCTTGCGACGGAAAGGACGCCTTATTTAGACTGACCAATGAAATTTACGATTTAGCATTGATCGATATAGAAATGCCCGAATTGAGCGGGATAGAAGTAGTTCGCTCCCTAAAAGAGCAAGGGGGAAAGCTCCCGATTTTAGTAGCCTGGACGGCTCACGCCTTACCTGGCGCGGAAGCGGTTTTTCAATCCACAGGATTCGACGCTTACCTTCACAAACCTTCTTTGCGAAGAGATTGGGAAAGACTTTTAAAAACCTATTTTCCGCAATGAGTATCGATTAAGGTATGCGCTACTGCCGGAAGAAAATCGGTTTTTTCTTGATATTACTTTTATTATCGTTTTTCGGAAACGTAACGGCCTGCAATACCGATAAACAGAATTGCCATCGTGAAGTGCAGAAAGACGTGGACATCACCCAAAGTTTGGAACTGGCCTGCGCCCTCAATCCTTCCGACAGAAATCTTTGCAACCTAGCTCTCATTCAGGCCGCAATTCCGTATCAATGCTTTACTTCTCATTGAGGAAATTCGAATCGTTATAGGCGCTGCAAATTTATATCGGCCGGGCATAATAGGCTAAAAATCTTCGAAAGGAAGTTTGTTCTTCTTGGCATTATTGCATTCTTTGCAAGCCGGGACCAGATTCGCCTTAACGGATTTTCCTCCTTTAGCGAGCGGAATCAGATGATCCATCGTCAACTCCTCGGGAGGAAATTTCTTTCGACAATAATAACAGACTCCGTCCGCCTTTTTCTTTTTCCACCATGGAGTTTTGCGAAGGTCCTTTGCAATTTGTCGCTGCTTACGAATTTCTTCTTCGCTGACCCAGATTATCGGCTCGTCCGGAATGAAAGATTCTCCTGACATTTAATCGAAGGATATCCAATCCGATCCTGGGCCGGACCAAGAAAGTCGAAGATTCGAAGTCAAGGAACGAGCCGAGACTCCTGAGCGAATTCCGGCGGCGGTAACAAGCGCCGTATCCCCTTTTTTCAGCTCCAACTCCCCGTTAAGCGAACATGTACCTTCCAAAACCATTAAAATATGGAAGACAGGTTCTTTCGAAAAGGAAGGCAGGATGAATTCGGATGTGCCCTCGATTTCCAAAATTTCCATCCTGAATTTATCGTTTGCCGTAAGTAAAAGACGCTTTCCATATTTCCAAGTTAACGTTTTTGGAGATAGCTTGTCGCTCGAATTCGGTCCGGAATAATCCAATACATCCAAGGCTTTCTTTAAATGCAATTCTCTGGGACGACCATAATCGTAAACTCTGTAGGTGGAATCGGAAGATTGTTGAACTTCCATCAACAGGATTCCGCTACCGATGGCGTGTATTTTTCCGGGATTCAATAAAAAAGAATCCAATTCTTTGACCGGAATCACGTTTAAAATTTCTTCGGCGCGATTTCCGGAGACCAAATTTTCGAATTCATCGCGATTTGTTAATTTAGAGAAACCGCAAACTAACTTCGAATTCGAATCGGCTTGCAAGACCGTCCAGGCTTCTTTTTTTCCCGAGCTTGTCGAATCGAACTTGTCCGTATACTCGTCGTCAGGATGAACTTGAACCGATAATTTTTCTTTAGCATCGATCAATTTTACCAAGAGAGGAAACATTTGACCTTTAAAAGGTTTTCCTAAAATATCTTCCGAGTTGGAAGTATAAACTTCTCGAAACGTGCGGCCTGCCGAGGGACCGTTCTCGATCACGGACAGATCTTCGCCGTAATCGGAAATTTCCCAAGATTCCCCGATTTCCCCGTCGGGCAGATTTCTACCCAAAACGGTTTCAAGTTTACGGCCTCCCCAAACTTTCTCTTTATAAATGGGTCGGAATTTCAGAACCTTTTGCATATGCCTATTTTTTACCGCCCTTATAGAGTTCAATTTTAACTTTTATATGCCTCTTTTTGAAATGAGTGAAAGCATCCGGACGAAATCCGGATAGATCTAACGTATAAATCCTTCCCGGAACAAGTGTGCCGGGTCCCGAACTCCATTTTAAATAGCGAAAACTCTTGTAAGTTCCCTTTCCGTTGCAAGACCCGCAATTCAAATCGGAACCCCTACATTCCGGACATAGAACGCGCACGACCAAGGGAATCTCGGCTAGAATTTTACCCGCTAGCTCCTCCTCCCTCAAACGCAGGCAGATATCATGGTAAATTCCGGTATATCTCCTGCGATCTCGATTGCGAATCCCGGCCCGAAGCAAACCCCGCTTTGCAAATTCGACTGCCTGAGCGGAAAATATGATTCTAGACGGCGGAATAAGAAAGGTTTGCAAAGACCGCCGAGCATCGGCTTCCTTCTGACGAGCGCGCAATTCGGAGTCAAAACGACTTCGCTCGTCCGGCTTCGTGAGAATTTGATACGAGCGGACTATCTTTAAAAAAATTTCAGAAGAACCTGTGATGCCGTTATCCGGATGGAAGACTTTGGCCAATTTTCGAAATCTGGCCTTGATCGTTTCGGTCCCGGCGTCGCTTGTTACTCCCAGGATTCGGTAATGGTCGATCCAAATTGTATCCATTCGTCGGACCTAATTTCGATCCTTTGTCGATCGACATACTAAAGAGTGATTATCGAGATTGAAATTCCTGGAAAGATCCGCCTTGATCCAAACCTTCCAGCATGGTATCGACGTCGTGCTTGTCCGCTTGGATGGTTCCTTGCACATACTTTCCAATTGCTTGAACGACTTCCACCAAATTATTTCTGTACGATCGTACCAATTTTACTCTTTGGTTGGGATTTCTAATGTTAGACAAATTATACGACTCTTCTTGGGTTCCCGCATCCGTTTTTTTCTGCACAAGCAAAACTATACTGGCAGGATCCGAGGCGGGAACGTCTCGTTCTTTAGCTCGCCGATTTCGTCGTTTACGGGTCGAAGCTTCGTTACTAACGACTTGCGAGTTATAAAGCGAATACCTACCAGCTTTAAAGCCCCTTCCCCGCCGGAAACTTTTAGATAAAACTTTTTGTCCAAAAGATATCTTTCTCGACTAGGAAATTCAAAGGTCTCAATCGAGGGAATGAATTGGAAGTATTCGTTATTAACGATTTTTTTTCTCCTATTTAAAAAGGAGAGAAGCTCCTCGATGCGTTTATGAAAATCCTTGATATCGGTCGTGAGCCCTTCCATGTCCTTCACTTGCGTCGGTTTGTACGGGAGAATTTTGATCTGACCGTCCGACTCGAAGTCTTGTGTAAAGACGGAGGTAGAGAGTAAAAAAAATAAAATGACGGAAGACGTTACTTTCTTCATAAGTTCAGAATCCGAATGTTCCCTCAATACTAATGTCGTCCTTTATCTCAAAAAGCCCGGTTTTTTCCTAAAAATTCGTTGAATTCAGGCCGGATTCTACGAAAAGGGAAGGGATCGATATGGAAATCAGCATCAGAAAATCTGGCGAAACGAACGTAATCGGCTTATCGGGCAGTTTGGACATTTATACGTCCATTGATCTGAAAAACTTTTTCGAACAAAATATAGACCGAAACAATAATAGCGTAGTAATTAATCTCGAAAAATTGAACTACATCGATTCTTCCGGAATCGGGATGTTGATCAAACAACTCAATTATGTCCAAGAATTGAACGGTAAATTTTTTATCGCGAATATGAAACCGGCGATAGAGAAAGTATTTAAAGTAGCCGGATTGACTTCTTATTTTCAGACTCTATCGGAATTGGAGTTTACCGCTAAGTACCCGTAAATTATGTCCCGGTCGCCTAAAGGGTGATTTGCGGATAACTTGCTTTTCTCCAGATAAGAGAGTATTAACTTCTTCTTAAGGTTAATGGCTCCGAGCCTGGATCGTGAATATTTCTTAAAGCTGAGAATAGGACAAAAAAACGTCCCAAATCCCCCAAAAACGACCCTTATCTCCACTTGCCGGTTCCAGCCTTAATAGTAAACGTCCGTCGATTAACTCCGAAGGATCCACGGAAATTCTGACCGGAGGAGCGGGAGAATAAAGAGACCGGATATATAAAGAATGATCCGGAAATCTCACCTTCGCTTTTTCGATTCCGTTTAAGAAAATTCGGAGCTCTTTTCTAGGAAGTTCAGCGGAACTTTCAGTCTGGTCGAACAAAGTAAGGTCAAAATATACGTATATAGTATCTTTTCGATCCGGGTCTGCCACTAGTAGAATGTTTAAACCCTCTTCGGGAATCATTCTGCATTGGTTATCGAATAGAACGCCGGTCCCGGCTCCAGGCGCCGGGTCCTTGCGATCCGGTGCCAATTTCAATCCGTTATGGACGGCCCACACGGACAATTCAGGAAAAGTTCGATAATCTTCCGATATATACGATTCTCCTCCCATCGGCTTAGAAAAATTCTCGTAATTTTTCGTTTTCCGATTTTCCTCGCTAGCCGGACCCTGGCTCGGAGTGACAAGGAACAGAGATAAAAAAAGGGTGAGCCGGATCCAATACATCCTGTTTATACTATCGACCGTCCATCCGGAGGAAACTTGAAAATTCTTAGGAGCTTAGAGAACTTACGGGAAACTTTACACAGTCCCACCGTCCTGACTCTTGGAAATTTCGACGGAATTCACTTGGGCCATCAGGCCCTGCTTGAAAGAACGAAAGAAATTTCGATCGAAAAGGGACTACCGTCGGTAGTAATCACTTACTATCCTAACCCGGCGTTGGTCCTCGGAAAAGACAAGGACCTAAGAAGTCTGACGACTCAATCGGATAAAGAGTCCTTAATCGAATCATTCGGAATCGATTGGCTGATCATTGCACCTTTTACGATGGAATTAGCCGGCATGGAAGCGGAAGATTTCCTAAAAACCATTCTGATAGACGAACTAAACGCAAAGGCAATCCTTATCGGCTTCAATCACTGTTTCGGCAAAGCTAGACGTGGAAATTATGAATTGTTAAAGGAGTATGCCGATCAATACGGTTACGAACTTGAAAAACTTGACCCCGTTTTTCTAGGCGATACCAAACTTTCGAGTTCTTATATCCGATCTCTTTTACGGGAAGGTGATGTCGCAAATGCCGAAGAATGTTTAGGTAGGGAATTCTCCGTATCCGGACAAGTCGTCGAAGGACATAAACGAGGACGGAAAATCGGATTTCCGACCGCTAACGTCAAGCCTTCTCCGGAATTGATTTTACCCGGAATCGGTGTCTACGCCGGAAAAACGGAAATCGACG from Leptospira fainei serovar Hurstbridge str. BUT 6 includes the following:
- a CDS encoding type I phosphomannose isomerase catalytic subunit yields the protein MQKVLKFRPIYKEKVWGGRKLETVLGRNLPDGEIGESWEISDYGEDLSVIENGPSAGRTFREVYTSNSEDILGKPFKGQMFPLLVKLIDAKEKLSVQVHPDDEYTDKFDSTSSGKKEAWTVLQADSNSKLVCGFSKLTNRDEFENLVSGNRAEEILNVIPVKELDSFLLNPGKIHAIGSGILLMEVQQSSDSTYRVYDYGRPRELHLKKALDVLDYSGPNSSDKLSPKTLTWKYGKRLLLTANDKFRMEILEIEGTSEFILPSFSKEPVFHILMVLEGTCSLNGELELKKGDTALVTAAGIRSGVSARSLTSNLRLSWSGPGSDWISFD
- a CDS encoding ATP-binding protein is translated as MDKKRSYFLSILVGCLLGFVYCSNRDNLGIQIKNGVLEAQLWNPEQNTLSLEGEWEFYPKAFLVSEHAKVESSPIITYIPNTWNRLQRDGKVLFPDGKGYGTYRLRLNLPESRPALVIRIPDQGTAYVLYADGKPIASMGKIGKNYEASIPFLNSTIVNLPENTQELAFEISNYRHIYGGLWYSPRIGKQEKILNEKYTDLALEIATSSSVLVLVIYQIAAYLLTRRERAPLHFAIFSMAGTLRFFLTGDRIFNSIFPEIPWEITHRLEYISTYALSSAFFSYAASLFPLDFPRWSEKASLASFSFFAIVTIFFPVEYYGRLLIPFQSIVIIGSCLIFYGCIKALINKREGARLFLFGILTILLASTNDILASHYLLHTHYILTPAIFIFIFLNSLTLGVSFSKALERSQIVSSKLKLANKDLNDLKIQLERKVETRTKELMEAKNRAEGEAKYRYDFLATMSHEVRTPLNGLMGTANLLSDTPLNGEQKEYLDIIQLSSENLLQLVNQLLDLSKIESNRFELEVIPFDPFAILQKAAKFVKARAEEKRIFLDIHYPEHHPGIYIGDEGRIQQVLLNLLSNAIKFTGSGGKVVLGVKTAGEDSQSRILEFWVEDTGVGIASDKATDLFEPFVQADSSIFRNYGGSGLGLTISKKLVELMGGSIRVVSQIGKGSKFTFLLPFPQEEGEGSEIPDEKTAYISFKPKKILIVEDREPSRTIAKKTLENMNMKVSVACDGKDALFRLTNEIYDLALIDIEMPELSGIEVVRSLKEQGGKLPILVAWTAHALPGAEAVFQSTGFDAYLHKPSLRRDWERLLKTYFPQ
- a CDS encoding J domain-containing protein, with the translated sequence MDTIWIDHYRILGVTSDAGTETIKARFRKLAKVFHPDNGITGSSEIFLKIVRSYQILTKPDERSRFDSELRARQKEADARRSLQTFLIPPSRIIFSAQAVEFAKRGLLRAGIRNRDRRRYTGIYHDICLRLREEELAGKILAEIPLVVRVLCPECRGSDLNCGSCNGKGTYKSFRYLKWSSGPGTLVPGRIYTLDLSGFRPDAFTHFKKRHIKVKIELYKGGKK
- a CDS encoding DUF1292 domain-containing protein, with translation MLESYETSSEERDHEEFGEEILNLIDEDGNPYSFLIGEVVEIDEAQYFLLIPSTEEDRELINLDVGFLKGEESFGYLAVRIEADEYGEDRLVEVTDARELEDLFFELNSDVV
- a CDS encoding HNH endonuclease, which produces MSGESFIPDEPIIWVSEEEIRKQRQIAKDLRKTPWWKKKKADGVCYYCRKKFPPEELTMDHLIPLAKGGKSVKANLVPACKECNNAKKNKLPFEDF
- a CDS encoding IS481 family transposase codes for the protein MPWKEVSPMDEKVKFIAAVCDGTVSISSLCETFGISRKTGYKWLERYRKEGPEGLLERSRVPHTNPNRVGFAEERLILAVRKQHPTWGPRKLLVILEGSHPEIIWPAASTIGSILKKRGLVKPRKKRGGMVRFSEPFRGYDHPNAVWCADFKGDFKMRDGIRCYPLTISDGYSRFLLSCKGLSGTRTYETKKEFEKCFREYGLPNAIRTDNGIPFAAGSGISLLSMWWIKLGIFPERIHPGKPQENGRHERMHRTLKAEAVYPIRSNMRQQQKAFDRFRAEYNHDRPHEALGQKPPAKIYKPSLRSYPNRLSEIFYPDHFEIRKVDDGNFYWKNQRFFITKSLGGENIGLEPVDDGIWAIYFSFVKIGYLNENTKKISRTLKV
- a CDS encoding potassium/proton antiporter, whose amino-acid sequence is MEFEFTILALSSLIIISIGLLRVSSKFGVPALLIFLSIGMLAGSDGLLGIPFSDAELARKVGSIALAFILFSGGLETDWTKVRPVLWMGISLGSVGVLLTCVIVGLFSVYVLGFPPLVGFLLGAVVSSTDAAAVFNVLRTSNTGMRKGLTSLLELESGSNDPLAVLLTTTILGFVGSAAPSFELLVWEIFKQFTLGILLGLLLGYWIYRGMNRIKLDYEGLYPVLLSASVLFVYAATELIGGNPFLAVYIAGIIIGNRSFVHKRSNVRFMDGIGWLMQIVMFLTLGLLVFPSRIPPVAGIGIAFSIFLMLIARPISVFISLTGFGVDWREKILISWVGLRGAAPIILATFPYAKQLPESEMIFHLVFFTVLTSLLLQGSTIPYVVRLLGLQATLEQRASYPFEFENKEQSDTHLLEYIVPYGSASVGKFVYELDFPENSLITLIYRGDSHIVPTGKTKMEDGDVLLVLTPSGAENEIREILSRMSERKIT
- a CDS encoding LIC10729 family protein — encoded protein: MYWIRLTLFLSLFLVTPSQGPASEENRKTKNYENFSKPMGGESYISEDYRTFPELSVWAVHNGLKLAPDRKDPAPGAGTGVLFDNQCRMIPEEGLNILLVADPDRKDTIYVYFDLTLFDQTESSAELPRKELRIFLNGIEKAKVRFPDHSLYIRSLYSPAPPVRISVDPSELIDGRLLLRLEPASGDKGRFWGIWDVFLSYSQL
- a CDS encoding motility protein A → MRSAVLGLLAALASLLLAILLEEAHFLSFLKISALVLILGGTAGATFASYTTEEFANLILHLKDAVFPRKDYSLTDLFLDFAERARKNGLLSLEDRLAAIPDAFLRKGIQLIVDGTDPRAVEEILFEAAEGLEEKETRSAKILETAGGFSPTIGIIGTVLGLVSVLENLGAGTRALGEGIATAFIATFYGITFANLIYFPLANRIKTWARSRNNRRQAMIRGIISLQTGDNRRILVERMAPFLD
- a CDS encoding STAS domain-containing protein, which encodes MEISIRKSGETNVIGLSGSLDIYTSIDLKNFFEQNIDRNNNSVVINLEKLNYIDSSGIGMLIKQLNYVQELNGKFFIANMKPAIEKVFKVAGLTSYFQTLSELEFTAKYP